Within Sorghum bicolor cultivar BTx623 chromosome 2, Sorghum_bicolor_NCBIv3, whole genome shotgun sequence, the genomic segment TGTCATTTTCTTGTGCCATCTAATATGTTTTAAAGATTAAAACAGTTTTGATACTAATTGGTGGACTCCTATTCTGCTTAAATAATGACGAGCAAGAATGTGGTTGGGATTTAGCCTTGTTTCATGCCTTTACAGATTGATTTGTACAGCCTCTACAATAGTTTCCCTACATGCTACTTTGGGTGAGGTCATCCGCCATTGTCacttaggctagtctcaatgcatgttttatgagagtgttatgcacattaaatagggtgccacatatgcaaaattgctgacttggcagggggagtttcatcagatgagaaagaagtttcatctccataaaactcttgtggctcgattacctagtttatagtcttggtaactgtgtcatgaaactatgcattgagactgaccttactACAACAAAAGGACCTGCTTTCACTAACGACAAAGAGTTAGATTCAGGTCAGTTCATGATCAAACAATAATATTGAATTTTTTCAGTCCAGCACCACCTAGGTCTGACAAAATGATTTATGTTGTTCATGATGATCCTTTTTTACCTAATTCAAGTGAAATAATATGCTTGAACAATGAAACTTCAAAATTGGGTCTGTGTTCCAATAGTATGCCTTATTCAGACAAAGATAAAGCATTTTGGTATGTGTAACATTCAGACACAGATAAAGCATTTTGGCAAGTTTACCATGCCTGTCATTTTCCATTCCAAAATTACAATCTTATTACCTGCGCAAAGATAATGCCTGCACTTCAGTCCAAACTGCCTAAGTTTTACCCTTGGCTCTTTGTATCTCCGGATGATATGGTCAGATGTGTTTGGAGTTAGGTATGAAATGATATGCAATTTCAACTATATAGGACTCAAAGTCTTACATTTATTTTGGTAGTCACCTTGCTTTGATTGCATCAGCTCTGTGACTGACACTAATGATTGAGGACTGAAAACAACCAAATTTCTATTActttttttccttctttttaGATACTGGTCACAATTACAGGTTATACAGTTGAACCGGAGATCCACCCCCCACCCTCTTGTCactcataaactataagaacaCATCTTCTATGACTTCAGACCAGTTTTGCAGTATATATGTAAAAGGACCTTCGAATAGCAGATGCAATACATACCTACGAAGTCTTCATTGGGTTTTCCAGTCTACATATATTTGTGTGCCACTCTTTCCTAATTCCCAATTCATTAATTTAACATATGTCTTCTCTTATAATTAAGTTTCAAATGTATGCATATATCCTCTGAACTTTTCCAATGTATATCTACCTTATTACTTATAATGCAGTCTATAAGTATTCTTCATATTTCCAATCATTTATGTACCCGCCTATGCGCGCGATGGCGCGCGCCCTACACTAGTAAAAATATAGATTCATTGACTTTTAGTTCATTTAGAGAGGACAGAGAAAAACGCAAGTGAACCTTAATAGTATATTATATAATAtaagagggtgtttggtttCCTCCGGTAAACTTTTAccgtccgtcacatcgaatatttggacatatatgtatgaagtactaaatatggattatttacgaaactaaaaacacagttagagagtaatttgtgagtcgaatcttttaagcttaattagtctatgattggacaataattttcaaataagacgaaaatgctaccgtacctattaaactttaccaaccccaaccaaacaccccttaaGATTTGGAGAGACGCTTGTATTTGTGTAGGAACAAGTTTTTTCTGATTTTCTCCTCGACCATTGGAAGTAAAAAGTTTTTTAATTACTGAATTAGAGGAAGATAAAATAATTGGCGCCGCGTGCTGGTTCAGTACAACGGTAGCAGCAGGAGTAGTTGAGGCGTGATGTGCAGCTAGTGCACAAACACGTTAGATTTGTCATTTGTTGCGTTTACTGATTAATTTAGCGACGACGTGTGTTGGTCAATCCGTCAATCCTATTCAGAAAACTAGCAAAATATGACATGCGGAAAATGATGTTATGACAGTACTCCAGCTACAAAGTGCGCCATTGCTATCAAGAGTAGAAGTAGAACTACATTTATATAGATACATGCCCAACCCACCAGGCACTACTGATCAAATCTCTTCCCTTCTATCATATATATGGCACGACCAATTTCCCATGCGCTGCTTTGGCGATCAATCTGCATATTGTCTGTGATAACAAGTCTTGCTGCCACTACCACCTCGCTCTCTTTCTTCCACAATTTCTCCGATCCAGGAACCTTTAGCAGCGGGGATCTGTACTTTGAAGGCGATGCATACGCGGCTGATGGCTCCATCATTCTTGCCATGGAGCGGCTCACTGGGAACACCACCTCGAGATCCGGTCGGGTGTCCTACAACCGTCCCGTTCGTCTCCGGAGCGACGACGCCTCCGGCGAGGTATCATCCTTCTCTGCGAGCTTCTCTttcgtcgtcgtcaacggcAGGCCGAGGCAGAGGCAGGCTCCGGTAGACACCGGCGGTGGGCTGGCATTCTTCGTCGAGCGTTACCCGTCAAGGATGCCGCCTAATTCTCAAGGTGGCTGCCTCGGTCTCTTCGACCGCACCACGGCGACCTCTGCCGATCCGATGTTGGCCGTGGAGGTAGACAGCCACGGGGACTTCGGTTGGGACCCGATTATGTCTCCCCACATAGGCGTGGACATCAGCACGCTCCAGTCCGGTAAGAACAGCTACAAGGCTGTCGATGGGATCGTCGACGGCGCTCCTTACATTTTGCAGATAGACTACAGCGACGTCACGAAAGATCTTGATGTGGTGCTgcgttcttcttcttcctcttccacTGCCGGCGTCCCTCTTGTCGCCTTGA encodes:
- the LOC8054581 gene encoding agglutinin-2 produces the protein MARPISHALLWRSICILSVITSLAATTTSLSFFHNFSDPGTFSSGDLYFEGDAYAADGSIILAMERLTGNTTSRSGRVSYNRPVRLRSDDASGEVSSFSASFSFVVVNGRPRQRQAPVDTGGGLAFFVERYPSRMPPNSQGGCLGLFDRTTATSADPMLAVEVDSHGDFGWDPIMSPHIGVDISTLQSGKNSYKAVDGIVDGAPYILQIDYSDVTKDLDVVLRSSSSSSTAGVPLVALKKSIDLSGFLPPESEVAIGISAATGASNMATHHLLWWSYDTSTNRSINSSSLTSAPDAPGTLVNPDSPSLPPVDTDPACATSGGWNHSHRLVIVGVVVFAVLSIVTAAVVTLLCVLRRLTVKGRYGSDISLELYLSADKLLPTSERIPSQVYGEFVTIQQLVTAAFYGVGKMIMRSVTKTNEGQHYHFDTVVPIALQLSHRNLLRVRQCIAGDEDEDFFACI